From one Pseudomonadota bacterium genomic stretch:
- the gyrA gene encoding DNA gyrase subunit A yields MTEIPPPESSDVAPITIEDEMRRSYLDYAMSVIVARALPDVRDGLKPVQRRILYAMHEEGYTSDKAYRKSARIIGDVMGKYHPHGDSAIYDAMVRMAQDFSLRLLLIDGQGNFGSMDGDPPAAMRYTEARLAKVAETLLEDIDKDTVDFRDNYDGSESEPSVLPARFPNLLVNGAGGIAVGMATNIPPHNLGEVIDACCAFIDNPGVSSMDLMRYVPGPDFPTGGLIMGAGGIRSAYETGRGSVIMRAKVHIEEIRKDREAIVVTEVPYQVNKARLLERIAELVRDKRIEGISDLRDESARQGVRVVIEIKRDAMAEIVLNQLYRFTPLQTSFGCNMLALVNGKPILLTLREIIEQFVRFREEVVTRRTKYLLGRTRARAHLLLGLTVAVANVDEVVALIRNAADPVEAREKLMARDWPTGDIVPLIALVEGDEAAAAIAKKGSYKLSEEQARAILELRLQRLTGLEREKIVEELNELVEHISEYLDILRSRDRLMTVIREEMLDIKDRFADPRRTQLAEAEADQDDEDLIQREDMVVTVSHKGYVKRVPLAAYRAQRRGGKGRSGMATRDEDFVSRVFIVNTHAWVLFFSTAGKAYRLKTYRLPMATPQSRGKAFVNLLPLEEGETISTVMPMLEDEESWGDYHIMFATAHGSVRRNLLSDFANIRANGLMAMKLDEGERLIGVETCRPDQDVLLFTRQGKCIRFRVDDVRVFSGRSSSGVRGIRLAKGDEVLGMTILDHVEIDAPTRRAYMKRINMERRANGAEDDDAEADDTIVEEATGDEDAATDEVVLEEADFQDMKAREQFLLSVANDGFGKRTSAYEYRVTGRGGKGIDNLELGRGAKKPRAEVVAAFPVADGDQIVLISDGGQIIRSSVDEIRQTGRKSRGVTIFRVAKDETVVSVAHIDDEEAGEDDDEEALTEGQTDSEFADETGVEGPPDDEA; encoded by the coding sequence TTGACCGAGATCCCACCTCCCGAGTCGTCTGACGTCGCGCCGATCACGATCGAAGACGAAATGCGGCGCAGTTACCTCGATTACGCCATGAGCGTCATCGTCGCGCGCGCGCTTCCGGACGTGCGCGACGGGCTGAAGCCGGTGCAGCGGCGCATCCTCTATGCCATGCACGAGGAGGGCTATACCTCCGACAAGGCCTACCGCAAATCGGCGCGTATCATCGGTGACGTCATGGGCAAGTATCACCCCCATGGCGACAGTGCGATCTATGACGCCATGGTCCGTATGGCGCAGGACTTCTCGCTGCGTCTGCTGCTGATCGACGGCCAGGGCAATTTCGGCTCGATGGACGGCGACCCGCCAGCGGCCATGCGCTACACCGAGGCGCGGCTCGCCAAGGTCGCGGAGACGCTGCTCGAGGACATCGACAAGGATACCGTCGACTTCCGCGACAACTATGACGGCAGCGAGAGCGAACCGTCGGTCCTGCCGGCACGCTTCCCCAATCTGCTGGTCAACGGCGCCGGCGGTATCGCCGTCGGCATGGCGACCAACATCCCGCCGCACAATCTGGGCGAGGTGATCGACGCCTGTTGCGCGTTCATCGACAACCCCGGCGTCTCGTCCATGGACCTGATGCGCTATGTGCCCGGTCCTGACTTCCCAACCGGTGGCCTGATCATGGGGGCCGGCGGCATCCGAAGCGCGTACGAGACAGGCCGCGGCTCGGTCATCATGCGCGCCAAGGTGCACATCGAGGAAATCCGGAAGGACCGCGAGGCCATCGTGGTCACTGAGGTGCCGTATCAGGTGAACAAGGCCAGGCTTCTGGAACGCATCGCCGAACTGGTACGTGACAAGCGCATCGAGGGCATTTCCGACCTGCGCGATGAATCCGCGCGCCAGGGCGTGCGCGTCGTCATCGAGATCAAACGCGACGCCATGGCCGAGATCGTCCTGAACCAGCTCTACCGGTTCACGCCGCTGCAGACCTCGTTCGGCTGCAACATGCTGGCGCTGGTCAATGGCAAACCGATCCTGTTGACGCTACGCGAGATCATCGAGCAGTTCGTCCGCTTCCGCGAAGAAGTCGTCACCCGACGCACAAAGTACCTGCTGGGCCGGACCAGAGCGCGCGCCCATCTGCTGCTGGGTCTGACCGTCGCCGTCGCCAATGTTGATGAGGTCGTCGCCTTGATCCGCAATGCCGCGGACCCGGTCGAAGCCCGCGAAAAGCTGATGGCGCGCGACTGGCCGACTGGCGACATCGTACCGCTCATCGCGCTCGTCGAGGGTGACGAGGCGGCCGCCGCTATCGCAAAGAAAGGCAGTTACAAACTCTCCGAGGAGCAGGCCCGCGCCATCCTCGAACTGCGCCTGCAGCGCCTGACCGGCCTGGAACGCGAGAAGATCGTCGAGGAGCTCAATGAGCTCGTCGAACACATCTCCGAGTACCTGGATATCCTGCGTTCGCGCGACCGCCTGATGACAGTGATCCGCGAGGAAATGCTGGACATCAAGGACCGGTTCGCCGACCCCCGCCGTACCCAGCTTGCCGAGGCCGAGGCGGACCAGGACGACGAAGACCTGATCCAGCGCGAGGACATGGTCGTCACCGTCAGCCACAAGGGCTACGTCAAGCGCGTACCGTTGGCGGCTTATCGCGCCCAGCGGCGCGGCGGCAAAGGCCGTTCCGGCATGGCGACCCGCGATGAGGATTTCGTCAGCCGCGTCTTCATCGTCAACACCCACGCCTGGGTGCTGTTCTTCTCGACCGCAGGCAAGGCCTATCGCCTGAAGACGTATCGTCTGCCCATGGCGACCCCACAATCGCGCGGCAAAGCCTTCGTCAACCTGCTCCCCTTGGAAGAGGGCGAGACCATCTCCACCGTCATGCCGATGCTGGAGGACGAGGAGAGCTGGGGCGATTATCACATCATGTTCGCGACGGCCCACGGTTCGGTGCGCCGCAACCTGTTGTCCGACTTCGCCAACATCCGCGCCAACGGCCTGATGGCCATGAAACTGGACGAGGGCGAGCGCCTGATCGGCGTTGAAACCTGCCGGCCCGACCAGGATGTCCTGCTGTTCACCCGCCAGGGCAAGTGCATCCGTTTCCGGGTCGACGACGTGCGCGTCTTCTCCGGCCGCTCGTCGTCGGGCGTGCGCGGCATACGCCTCGCCAAGGGCGACGAGGTGCTCGGCATGACCATTCTGGACCATGTCGAGATCGACGCGCCGACACGTCGCGCTTACATGAAACGCATCAACATGGAACGCCGCGCCAACGGCGCCGAAGATGACGATGCTGAGGCCGATGACACGATTGTCGAAGAGGCCACTGGCGACGAGGATGCCGCGACCGACGAGGTCGTGCTGGAGGAAGCCGACTTCCAGGACATGAAGGCGCGCGAACAGTTCCTGCTGTCGGTCGCCAATGACGGCTTCGGCAAGCGCACGTCGGCCTACGAATATCGGGTGACGGGCCGTGGCGGCAAAGGCATCGACAACCTGGAACTGGGGCGCGGCGCCAAGAAACCGCGTGCCGAGGTCGTCGCCGCGTTCCCGGTCGCCGACGGCGACCAGATTGTCCTGATCTCCGACGGCGGCCAGATCATCAGAAGCTCCGTCGATGAAATCCGTCAGACCGGCCGCAAGTCGCGGGGCGTCACCATCTTCCGCGTCGCAAAGGACGAGACGGTCGTCTCCGTCGCCCATATCGACGACGAAGAGGCCGGCGAAGACGATGACGAGGAGGCGTTGACTGAAGGTCAGACTGATAGTGAGTTCGCTGATGAGACGGGGGTCGAAGGGCCCCCGGATGACGAGGCGTAA
- the coaD gene encoding pantetheine-phosphate adenylyltransferase → MAKQRIGIYPGTFDPITNGHLDVIKRSRKLVDKLVVGVAINAGKGPLFSLDERVQMVADEIADFDGDGLAEVEVRPFRGLLMHFAQACDAGIIVRGLRAVSDFDFEFQMAGMNARLDDEIETVFLMASENHTFIASKLVKEIALLGGAYDSFVPERVVRRLDEAVQRHQRQTADGD, encoded by the coding sequence ATGGCGAAGCAGCGTATCGGCATCTATCCCGGCACCTTCGATCCGATCACCAACGGTCATCTGGATGTCATCAAACGTTCGCGCAAGCTGGTCGACAAGCTTGTGGTCGGCGTCGCGATCAACGCCGGGAAGGGGCCGTTGTTCAGTCTGGACGAACGGGTTCAAATGGTGGCCGACGAGATCGCCGACTTCGACGGCGACGGTCTTGCCGAAGTCGAGGTCCGGCCGTTTCGTGGCCTCCTTATGCACTTCGCCCAGGCGTGTGACGCCGGCATCATCGTGCGCGGCCTGCGCGCGGTATCCGACTTCGATTTCGAGTTTCAGATGGCCGGCATGAACGCCCGGCTCGACGATGAGATCGAGACCGTGTTCCTGATGGCGTCTGAGAACCACACCTTCATTGCGTCGAAGCTGGTCAAGGAGATCGCGCTGCTAGGCGGTGCCTATGACAGTTTCGTGCCGGAGCGTGTCGTCCGTCGACTGGACGAGGCAGTGCAGCGCCATCAGCGCCAGACCGCCGACGGCGATTGA
- the queA gene encoding tRNA preQ1(34) S-adenosylmethionine ribosyltransferase-isomerase QueA, translating into MRVDQFDFDLPDHLIADHPVEPRDAARMLVVRGDGRFEDRVFGDLTGYLSAGDVLVVNDTRVFPARLSGKKGDGKVEVTLTRANADGTWQALARPARKLKAGVSIAFADGFSADVTAKGEGGAVTLLFATGDADLMTLLDRHGIMPLPPYIDRKAGPENRDRQDYQTVYAVQTGAVAAPTAGLHFTEDLLARIETMGVRVVRITLHVGIGTFMPIKTDDTDDHVMHAEWGEISKAAAASINDARRQGGRVFAVGTTSVRLLESAANDVGDVNPFSGDTDLFLVPGSRFKVVDRMITNFHLPRSTLFMLVSAFSGTARMKAAYAHAVAAGYRFYSYGDACLLERQPSPDGAL; encoded by the coding sequence ATGCGGGTCGACCAGTTCGATTTCGATCTTCCCGATCACCTGATCGCCGACCACCCGGTCGAGCCGCGCGATGCCGCGCGGATGCTCGTGGTGCGCGGCGACGGCCGGTTCGAGGATCGTGTCTTCGGTGACCTCACGGGCTATCTGAGCGCTGGTGACGTTCTCGTCGTCAACGACACCCGGGTCTTCCCGGCCCGCCTTTCTGGGAAGAAGGGCGATGGCAAGGTCGAGGTTACGCTGACGCGCGCCAATGCCGATGGCACCTGGCAGGCGCTGGCGCGCCCGGCGCGCAAGTTGAAGGCCGGCGTCTCGATCGCCTTCGCCGACGGATTCTCGGCTGACGTCACCGCCAAGGGTGAGGGCGGTGCGGTGACGCTCTTGTTCGCGACAGGCGACGCCGACCTCATGACCCTCCTGGATCGTCACGGCATCATGCCCCTGCCGCCCTATATCGACCGCAAGGCGGGTCCGGAGAACCGCGACCGGCAGGACTACCAGACGGTCTATGCGGTGCAGACCGGCGCCGTCGCGGCGCCAACAGCCGGACTGCACTTCACTGAAGATCTGCTGGCACGCATCGAGACAATGGGTGTTCGCGTGGTCCGCATCACACTTCATGTCGGGATCGGCACGTTCATGCCGATCAAGACCGACGATACCGACGACCATGTGATGCACGCGGAGTGGGGTGAGATCTCAAAGGCAGCCGCCGCGTCGATCAACGACGCGCGCCGTCAGGGCGGCAGGGTCTTTGCCGTCGGCACGACCAGTGTGCGTCTCCTCGAAAGCGCAGCCAATGACGTCGGCGATGTCAATCCGTTCTCGGGTGACACCGACCTCTTCCTGGTGCCGGGCAGCCGGTTCAAGGTGGTCGACCGTATGATCACGAACTTTCATCTGCCACGCTCGACGCTCTTCATGCTGGTCTCGGCGTTCTCCGGCACCGCGCGCATGAAGGCGGCCTATGCCCACGCCGTCGCGGCGGGCTATCGGTTTTACTCTTATGGCGATGCCTGTTTGTTGGAGCGGCAGCCGTCACCGGACGGTGCGCTCTAG